The DNA region TTTCAAATTCTGTTAAAGTGTCTTCAGTAATATCAAAGTCTTTATTATTGGTACCAGATTTTTCTTTTTTAGCAAATTTTATAAATCCGCTTTTTAAATTTTTAAATGAAATAATTCCAGCTTCTACAGGAAAGTTAAGTTCTGTTTTTTTGTTTAACATGTACGCATACATGAGTACCTGAAATGATTTACTATACTTTTTATAATCTGTTGTTAGGTCTTCCCAATTTACTACGGTAACGTCTTTTTGTTCTACTTTACCCGTTTTATAATCGATTATCCTGGTTTTACCATTGCAAACATCTATTCTATCTACTGTACCGTTAAGCTTTATAGGAAAATCCAGTTGATCTATATTGATATATACGTTTTCAATTTTTTTCTCTAGATCAATAATTTGTATTTTATTTCCTTTTTTTATTTGCTCTAATTCAAAGTTTAAGAAGTTAGTGATGTATCGTTTTGCAACCTCATAAACTATTAAGTTTTTACCTTGATTTATTAGCCCTTCTTTATATTCTTCTTTAAAGAATTTATTTATGTATTCATCTATTTTAGGAAATAAACCTTTAATATGTTCTTGGGTTAAAATATGTCCCTTTAAAGGTATGTATAAAGCTTCTAGAGTATTATGTACAACAGTACCAAGTGTGTTTGCAGCAACATTTTCTTCTACTTCATCTAAAGTATTTATACCTAATATCTTTTGATTGTAAAAATCTATAGGATTTCTTACATAATTGGTTAAAGAAGATGGAGAAAACCCTTTTAATGCTACATTTTTAATAGCTTCTATTAAAGATTTAGTTTTTGGTACAGTTAGTAATTTTTCTGGTTTAACATTAATCTTAGGAGCTATTATTTTGTGATTAATATCATGAATACCTTCTAACTCTAATTGGTTTATAAATCTACTTTTTTCTCCGCCTATTAAAGCATCTGTTTCTGTGTTATACAGAATATAAATGTTTTTAGCTCTTTGCAGCAAATGATAAAAATGATAGGTATAAACCGCATCCTTTTCTTTATAGGTAGGAAGGTTTTTTTCAATTTTTACATCAAACGGAATAAATGAATTATTACTTTTTCCTGACGGTAAAACACCTTCGTTTACATTAGTTATAATTACTGTTTCAAAATCTATTACACGTGATTCTAGCATACCCATTACTTGAAGTCCTTGTAAAGGTTCTCCCTGAAAATCTAAAGTTTCTGAGCTTAATAATTCTTTGTAAACACTATATAACCCAGAAATACTATTTAGTGATTTAAACTTTTGATTTAGGCTTGAGATTTCGTTAAATAGAGCGTTAAACCTGTATAAATATTCTAGGCCTAATTGATTTGCCTTTCTGTCTTCTACTAATTTATCTTTTATTACACTAATTAGCTTAAAACAGCTCTCGATAGCATTATCTACATTGTTATTCCAATCTGTAAATAGTAAACTAATTATATTTTTATCATTCTCTATAGTTTCTATTAACTCTTCTTTAGTAAGATAAATTAGGTTGTTAGTGTTTATGGTATTTGTTATTTTTTTTACGTTTGAAGGGTCAAATAATAAAGCGGTGTATTGATGATTAATAATTGCAATAATATCTTTATAGTAATATTTTGACTGATTATTAATTTGTAGTGAAAATAATTGTTCAAATAAAGAAGCTAACGGGATTGATTTTAATGGAAATCCCATTGTAATATTTATTGCTTCTATTTTTTTTGGTATAGAGTTTAATACAGGAAGCAAAAGGTTTTCGTCACCTAAAATTACTGCTGTATTTTTAATTTGGTCTTTAGATAATTCTTTTAAAATAGTGCCTACAGTTTTTGCTTGTCCTACATTTTTAGGAACACCAAAAACCGTAATATTTTTTTTTGTTTCGTATAGATTTTCTAACCAGTTTAATTTATTGTTTTTAAAGTATTTCCAAGTCTTTAAATGTTGTCTGATAAATAAACCAGCATCGTGGTATTTTCTATCTACAAAAGATTTGTCAATATCCCAATATGTATACCCTAATTCGTTTTGAAGTAATTCTTGTATTATAGTTTCTTCACAAGTGTTTAAAGCATTAAAGCCTAAAAAGACATGTGTTTTCTTAGTATTTTGAATATAATTTTCAAGATTATTCACAGCTTCTCTGTAAATTAAACCTTGATAACCACTGTTTTTAAGTTTTAAATGTGAGGTAAACTTTTGATAATAAACATATAGTTTATTCCAAAATTTTAGATAGTTACTTATTAATGGTGTTTGATTTGCTTCTAAAGACCAGTGATCTAAGTCTTTTATAGCAGATAAATATTCAAAAATGTTTTTTTGCGGAATTAAGTACCTATCAATCTCATTAAAATCTTGAATTATAAGCTGAGCCCATTTAGTAAAACTTTCAAAAGGTTCTTGCTCAGTTAGAGGAGTTATTTTGGTGTAGACTGTGTAAAATTCAAATAACAGTTCTGTATTAGAGATACTTTTTAAATCTGCTAATTCTTCTACAAAACTTTCTATACTTATAATTTCTGGAGAAAATATGTTTTTTTGTACTAGCGTACTAAGTTCTTTTTTTAGAAATACACCAGCTCTTCTGCTTGGTAAAACAAAAGAAACGTCACTTAAATTAAAGCCCTTACTTTTTAGGTCATTTAATACTTGATAGATAAAAC from Mesoflavibacter profundi includes:
- a CDS encoding PD-(D/E)XK nuclease family protein, which encodes MTSFIYQVLNDLKSKGFNLSDVSFVLPSRRAGVFLKKELSTLVQKNIFSPEIISIESFVEELADLKSISNTELLFEFYTVYTKITPLTEQEPFESFTKWAQLIIQDFNEIDRYLIPQKNIFEYLSAIKDLDHWSLEANQTPLISNYLKFWNKLYVYYQKFTSHLKLKNSGYQGLIYREAVNNLENYIQNTKKTHVFLGFNALNTCEETIIQELLQNELGYTYWDIDKSFVDRKYHDAGLFIRQHLKTWKYFKNNKLNWLENLYETKKNITVFGVPKNVGQAKTVGTILKELSKDQIKNTAVILGDENLLLPVLNSIPKKIEAINITMGFPLKSIPLASLFEQLFSLQINNQSKYYYKDIIAIINHQYTALLFDPSNVKKITNTINTNNLIYLTKEELIETIENDKNIISLLFTDWNNNVDNAIESCFKLISVIKDKLVEDRKANQLGLEYLYRFNALFNEISSLNQKFKSLNSISGLYSVYKELLSSETLDFQGEPLQGLQVMGMLESRVIDFETVIITNVNEGVLPSGKSNNSFIPFDVKIEKNLPTYKEKDAVYTYHFYHLLQRAKNIYILYNTETDALIGGEKSRFINQLELEGIHDINHKIIAPKINVKPEKLLTVPKTKSLIEAIKNVALKGFSPSSLTNYVRNPIDFYNQKILGINTLDEVEENVAANTLGTVVHNTLEALYIPLKGHILTQEHIKGLFPKIDEYINKFFKEEYKEGLINQGKNLIVYEVAKRYITNFLNFELEQIKKGNKIQIIDLEKKIENVYINIDQLDFPIKLNGTVDRIDVCNGKTRIIDYKTGKVEQKDVTVVNWEDLTTDYKKYSKSFQVLMYAYMLNKKTELNFPVEAGIISFKNLKSGFIKFAKKEKSGTNNKDFDITEDTLTEFEIELKKLIIEICNPEIPFTEKEIKNDY